One region of Catenuloplanes indicus genomic DNA includes:
- a CDS encoding M50 family metallopeptidase: MSIVETRLSVWEALAGRAPGQPIGPSDTDVWSAVIDRINPARARPELRSGIETAELTSVRGVPYVMLRSPDDAGPSSYLRLSPEEWQLAELMDGSRTVARLVAEFAHISGRLAPDQVRRLVADLAANRMLGELPVDAFGPLEQVRRRPLALRVGAGLLAAARGRRMAVANVDPIIDVLYRFGGRFFFTPVAAVLFGIVALAGFGLFAWTWWRGDQSVFVSNGSFLVGAIVLLALNVVALAAHELGHALATKHMGRRVPAAGFLVYFGIPSVFVDTSDVWMAGRRARLRTTLAGPAAGLVLAGSAQIVGLIFPAVAPLAFKLAFAWYLNALFNLNPLLALDGYYLLMDWLEIPNLRARGLAFVAGRLRRRPPRWRELDAEGRLIALYGTLAVLWLVIAANVFYRVWADRVQGLVSGLWHGGFGPRLLLLLIIGGLCAPLAYLLVGWLSRRLRRFRAMRRERKRAEDTPHRQHALNRSMLGRLPAEVLTRLARQAHWERPGDGRQLIAAGGAQPTVYVVIEGALQGRRPGDPGGILRQHAGPGSTVGLDAALAGAPAALDWYVSGDAVLLAIPSTAVATAIGPLPGPPPTDRAYAEALFDDTPALTGLSPEGRMGMLAAARSSAVNPGDAIRLDGPTDAVIIESGAIVLPDGGELRRGTMIGPVGEGYPGPVAVARTPVRLWTIPAMAGAAATFAGSSSFEGADRPPLRPSTGVHSGGDYPPLAAPPGMPPGGVDYGLDGRFERRLWWLVLLVLLLALGLTAAQLRPAPAWAEMPGDRALLTAETGTVDVGVAGRMVRLDEGSRYQLPIGAEVWVGTESRASLTFRGGAFSVLCAGSTAEIRDLRTEGDRTRTPYAGLELEDGRILSDTASTSGAFRPLSLEISSARIAVSSTGAAWYAVENGQAVVSRGEVLADRVNQPETRRDLDCADGLPDPLPTPSGSPSPSPTPSDSPSPSPSPSPSPSSSPSPTPSVPGNVVPTDDDDDDNGGGVVVPPPPVTRSPNPPRPTTQAPPPPSPTTNPPTTEPSPDPEPTNTGEPTISSGTFTPSVPAEQSSVPAVPSVSETVILF; the protein is encoded by the coding sequence CGGTCGCGCGGCTGGTCGCGGAGTTCGCCCACATATCCGGCCGGCTCGCACCCGACCAGGTCCGCCGGCTCGTCGCCGACCTGGCCGCGAACCGCATGCTCGGCGAGCTGCCGGTGGACGCGTTCGGGCCGCTGGAGCAGGTGCGCCGCCGCCCGCTCGCGCTGCGCGTGGGCGCCGGGCTGCTGGCCGCCGCGCGAGGCCGCCGGATGGCCGTGGCGAACGTGGACCCGATCATCGACGTGCTCTACCGGTTCGGCGGCCGGTTCTTCTTCACGCCGGTCGCGGCCGTGCTGTTCGGCATCGTCGCGCTGGCCGGCTTCGGCCTCTTCGCCTGGACCTGGTGGCGCGGCGACCAGTCCGTCTTCGTGTCGAACGGCTCGTTCCTGGTCGGCGCGATCGTGTTGCTGGCGCTCAACGTGGTGGCGCTCGCCGCGCACGAGCTCGGCCACGCACTGGCCACCAAGCACATGGGCCGGCGCGTCCCGGCCGCCGGCTTCCTGGTCTACTTCGGCATCCCGTCCGTCTTCGTGGACACCAGCGACGTGTGGATGGCCGGCCGTCGCGCGCGGCTGCGCACCACGCTCGCCGGACCGGCCGCCGGCCTGGTGCTGGCCGGCTCCGCGCAGATCGTCGGGCTGATCTTCCCGGCTGTCGCGCCGCTCGCGTTCAAGCTGGCCTTCGCGTGGTACCTGAACGCGCTGTTCAACCTGAACCCGCTGCTCGCGCTGGACGGCTACTACCTGCTGATGGACTGGCTGGAGATCCCGAACCTGCGGGCACGCGGGCTCGCGTTCGTCGCCGGCCGGCTGCGCCGCCGTCCGCCGCGCTGGCGCGAGCTGGACGCGGAGGGCCGGCTGATCGCGCTCTACGGCACGCTCGCGGTGCTGTGGCTGGTGATCGCGGCGAACGTGTTCTACCGCGTCTGGGCCGACCGGGTGCAGGGACTGGTCTCCGGTCTCTGGCACGGCGGGTTCGGCCCCCGGCTGCTGTTGCTGCTGATCATCGGCGGACTGTGCGCGCCCCTGGCGTACCTCCTGGTGGGTTGGCTCTCCCGCCGCCTGCGGCGGTTCCGTGCGATGCGCCGGGAGCGGAAGCGGGCCGAGGACACGCCACACCGGCAGCACGCGCTCAACCGTTCGATGCTGGGCCGGCTGCCCGCGGAGGTGCTGACCCGGCTCGCCCGGCAGGCGCACTGGGAGCGTCCCGGCGACGGCCGCCAGCTGATCGCCGCCGGTGGCGCGCAGCCCACGGTGTACGTGGTGATCGAGGGCGCGCTGCAGGGCCGGCGCCCCGGCGACCCGGGCGGCATCCTGCGCCAGCACGCCGGCCCCGGCTCCACGGTCGGGCTGGACGCCGCGCTCGCCGGTGCCCCGGCCGCCCTGGACTGGTACGTGTCCGGCGACGCCGTGCTGCTCGCGATCCCGTCGACCGCGGTGGCGACCGCGATCGGCCCGCTGCCCGGACCACCGCCCACCGACCGGGCGTACGCGGAAGCGCTCTTCGACGACACACCGGCGCTGACCGGGCTCTCGCCCGAGGGCCGGATGGGCATGCTCGCGGCCGCGCGCTCCTCCGCGGTCAACCCCGGCGACGCGATCCGGCTCGACGGGCCGACCGACGCGGTGATCATCGAGTCCGGCGCGATCGTCCTGCCGGACGGCGGTGAGCTGCGGCGCGGCACCATGATCGGCCCGGTCGGCGAGGGCTACCCCGGCCCGGTCGCGGTCGCGCGCACACCGGTCCGGCTGTGGACCATCCCGGCGATGGCCGGTGCCGCGGCCACGTTCGCCGGCAGCTCCTCGTTCGAGGGTGCGGACCGGCCACCGCTGCGCCCGTCGACCGGCGTGCACTCCGGCGGCGACTACCCGCCGCTGGCCGCGCCGCCCGGTATGCCGCCCGGTGGCGTCGACTACGGGCTGGACGGCCGGTTCGAGCGCAGGCTCTGGTGGCTGGTGCTGCTGGTCCTGCTGCTCGCGCTCGGGCTCACCGCCGCGCAGCTGAGGCCCGCGCCCGCGTGGGCCGAGATGCCCGGCGACCGGGCGCTGCTGACCGCGGAGACCGGCACCGTCGACGTCGGCGTGGCCGGGCGGATGGTCCGGCTCGACGAGGGCAGCCGCTACCAGCTGCCGATCGGTGCGGAGGTCTGGGTCGGCACGGAGTCGCGGGCATCGCTGACGTTCCGCGGCGGTGCGTTCTCCGTGCTGTGCGCGGGCAGCACCGCCGAGATCCGCGACCTGCGCACCGAGGGTGACCGGACCCGCACGCCGTACGCCGGTCTGGAGCTCGAGGACGGGCGGATCCTGTCCGACACGGCGTCGACCAGCGGTGCGTTCCGGCCGCTGTCGCTGGAGATCTCCAGTGCGCGGATCGCGGTCAGCAGCACCGGGGCCGCGTGGTACGCGGTGGAGAACGGGCAGGCCGTGGTGTCCCGGGGCGAGGTGCTGGCGGACCGGGTGAACCAGCCGGAGACGCGCCGCGACCTGGACTGCGCCGACGGCCTGCCGGACCCGCTCCCGACGCCGTCCGGTTCGCCGTCGCCGTCGCCGACGCCGTCGGACTCGCCGTCGCCGTCGCCGTCGCCGTCCCCGTCGCCGTCGAGTTCGCCGTCTCCGACGCCGTCCGTGCCCGGCAACGTGGTGCCGACCGACGACGATGACGACGACAACGGTGGTGGAGTGGTGGTGCCGCCGCCTCCGGTGACGCGTTCGCCGAACCCGCCGCGTCCGACCACCCAGGCGCCGCCGCCTCCGTCGCCCACGACCAACCCGCCGACGACTGAGCCGAGCCCGGACCCGGAACCGACCAACACCGGCGAACCGACCATTTCCAGCGGTACGTTCACCCCGTCCGTACCCGCGGAGCAGTCCTCGGTGCCGGCCGTCCCGTCGGTCTCCGAGACCGTGATCCTGTTCTGA
- a CDS encoding ABC transporter ATP-binding protein, with protein MTAVGLDHLGKVFDDGTVAVNDLSLDIADGELVVLLGPSGCGKSTVLRLVAGLEAPTTGHVRFGGQIVDRLPTRDRNVAMVFQHYALYPHLTVAQNIGFPLRSAPGVAELVANAAARLGLTDVLDRRPAQLSGGERQLVAMARALVRQPRVFLLDEPLAHLDAGLRAELRGEVAATARRVGVTTLYVTHDQAEALSVADRVAVLRDGVLQQVGTPAEVYDDPATVFVAAFLGTPRANLFEGAVYPVDGRVAVDLGSQVLMLPAGDARTAALLRHERVTIGLRPDALRATVPAPADGASLHGQVRHVENHGFEGIVHLDAGGLPTPPAHTMIETADPAHLAGLLADPPDPEPRRGVIGRLLPRTEPPRRYGLYPAYEPPADARDIGDGDLVLRIPAAGGLPRPGESLTVAVDPARLLLFDSTGARIR; from the coding sequence ATGACGGCCGTGGGGCTCGACCACCTGGGGAAGGTGTTCGATGACGGGACCGTGGCCGTGAACGACCTGTCGCTGGACATAGCGGACGGTGAGCTCGTCGTCCTGCTCGGACCGTCCGGCTGCGGCAAGTCCACCGTGCTCAGGCTGGTCGCCGGCCTGGAGGCCCCGACCACGGGGCACGTGCGGTTCGGCGGGCAGATCGTCGACCGGCTGCCCACCCGGGACCGGAACGTGGCCATGGTCTTCCAGCACTACGCGCTCTACCCGCACCTCACGGTCGCGCAGAACATCGGGTTTCCGTTGCGGTCCGCGCCCGGCGTGGCCGAGCTGGTGGCGAACGCGGCGGCGCGCCTCGGGCTGACCGACGTGCTGGACCGGCGGCCCGCGCAACTGTCCGGCGGGGAACGGCAGCTGGTGGCGATGGCCCGCGCGCTGGTCCGGCAGCCGCGCGTGTTCCTGCTCGACGAACCGCTGGCCCATCTGGACGCCGGCCTGCGGGCCGAGCTGCGCGGCGAGGTGGCCGCGACCGCGCGCCGGGTCGGCGTGACCACGCTCTACGTCACGCACGACCAGGCGGAGGCGCTGTCCGTGGCGGACCGGGTGGCCGTGCTCCGCGACGGCGTACTCCAGCAGGTCGGCACGCCCGCCGAGGTCTACGACGACCCGGCCACCGTGTTCGTCGCCGCGTTCCTCGGCACGCCGCGGGCGAATCTGTTCGAGGGAGCGGTCTATCCGGTCGACGGCCGGGTGGCGGTCGACCTGGGCAGCCAGGTGCTGATGTTGCCGGCCGGCGACGCGCGCACGGCGGCGCTGCTCCGGCACGAACGGGTCACGATCGGCCTGCGCCCGGACGCGCTGCGCGCCACCGTGCCCGCACCGGCCGACGGCGCAAGCCTGCACGGTCAGGTCCGGCACGTCGAGAACCACGGTTTCGAGGGCATCGTCCACCTGGACGCGGGCGGCCTGCCGACACCACCCGCCCACACCATGATCGAAACCGCGGACCCCGCCCACCTCGCCGGCCTGCTGGCCGACCCACCCGACCCCGAACCTCGCCGCGGCGTCATCGGCCGCCTGCTGCCACGCACCGAGCCCCCGCGCCGCTACGGCCTCTACCCCGCCTACGAACCACCCGCGGACGCCCGCGACATCGGCGACGGCGACCTGGTGCTCCGCATCCCGGCCGCCGGCGGCCTCCCTCGCCCCGGCGAGTCCCTCACCGTCGCCGTCGATCCGGCCCGCCTGCTCCTCTTCGACTCCACCGGCGCCCGCATCCGCTGA
- a CDS encoding serine/threonine-protein kinase produces MPSLHPGGLLARRYRIIDRIGSGGMSVIWRAHDEVLDRTVALKVLAASLAADTRFRSLVRQEARAAAAFVHPHVTAVHDYGEEIDPDGTVTAFVVMELLHGEVLEARLVQGPLDRDHAVRVCAEVADALAAAHRLGIVHRDVTPANVMLTALGAKVLDFGIATHVGAPDEDEDGDTFGTPAYVAPERLDGTPAQPATDVYSLGVLLYETVTGRVPYPAETWDDLTEALAGTAAPPLDGLPDDVAAICLRCLDRDPRARPTAHQVAASLRGLLPVPAPPRRRRRVALPATGALVAVAAVSAALFAGTLLRPPPDDHLAAPPVPSADATTPVPAPASPSTAPVIPAPVPAPASATAPVPTVREAMAALGHILDDGVASGEITAEAGQDLRNLVRNLEANLAAGGAHDLASQVRNLHVKVGDRLREGTISTEYATELGAALDRLAIAV; encoded by the coding sequence ATGCCCTCGCTGCACCCCGGCGGGCTGCTGGCCCGTAGGTATCGCATCATCGATCGAATCGGCTCCGGCGGCATGTCGGTGATCTGGCGCGCGCACGACGAGGTTCTCGACCGCACGGTGGCGCTGAAGGTGCTGGCCGCCTCGCTGGCCGCGGACACCCGGTTCCGCTCGCTGGTCCGGCAGGAGGCGCGGGCCGCGGCCGCGTTCGTCCACCCGCACGTCACCGCGGTGCACGACTACGGCGAGGAGATCGATCCGGACGGTACGGTCACCGCGTTCGTGGTGATGGAGCTGCTGCACGGTGAGGTGCTGGAGGCACGGCTGGTCCAGGGCCCGCTGGATCGGGATCATGCGGTGCGGGTCTGCGCCGAGGTGGCGGACGCGCTCGCGGCCGCGCACCGGCTCGGTATCGTGCACCGGGACGTGACCCCGGCCAACGTCATGCTCACCGCGCTCGGCGCGAAGGTGCTCGACTTCGGCATCGCCACCCACGTGGGCGCGCCGGACGAGGACGAGGACGGCGACACGTTCGGCACCCCGGCCTACGTGGCGCCGGAGCGGCTGGACGGCACACCGGCGCAGCCGGCCACGGACGTGTACTCGCTGGGCGTGCTGCTCTACGAGACCGTGACGGGGCGAGTGCCGTACCCGGCGGAGACCTGGGACGACCTGACCGAGGCGCTGGCCGGTACGGCCGCTCCGCCGCTCGACGGGCTGCCGGACGACGTGGCCGCGATCTGCCTGCGCTGCCTGGACCGGGACCCGCGGGCCCGGCCGACCGCGCACCAGGTGGCCGCGTCGCTGCGGGGACTGCTGCCGGTGCCGGCCCCGCCACGGCGGCGGCGCCGGGTGGCACTGCCGGCCACGGGCGCACTGGTGGCGGTCGCGGCCGTCTCCGCCGCGCTGTTCGCCGGCACGCTGCTGCGCCCGCCGCCGGACGACCATCTGGCCGCACCGCCGGTGCCGTCCGCGGACGCGACCACGCCGGTCCCGGCACCGGCCTCGCCGTCCACCGCTCCGGTCATACCGGCACCGGTTCCGGCCCCGGCCAGCGCGACCGCGCCGGTGCCGACGGTGCGCGAGGCGATGGCCGCGCTCGGGCACATCCTGGACGACGGCGTGGCGAGCGGCGAGATCACCGCGGAGGCCGGCCAGGATCTGCGCAACCTGGTGCGGAACCTGGAGGCGAACCTGGCCGCGGGCGGCGCGCACGACCTGGCCTCCCAGGTGCGGAACCTGCACGTGAAGGTGGGCGACCGGCTGCGCGAGGGCACGATCTCCACCGAGTACGCGACAGAGCTGGGCGCCGCGCTGGACCGGCTGGCGATCGCGGTTTAG
- a CDS encoding patatin-like phospholipase family protein has product MVNGPVAFVLGGGGVLGAVEVGMLRALFRAGFTPDLVVGTSIGAVNGALVAADPAESVTDRLVRLWASPEAGEVYGDSLARQLRRFAARTHLHSPTPLRRLLERELGEQTTFEDLRVPFRCCAASIERAAEHWFTTGPLVRAVLASASVPGLLPPSEIDGEHYVDGGIVNSIPVDEAVRCGAKLIFVLQVGRIERALVAPRRPWEVAQVAFEIARRHRFAREMASLPDDVEVHVLPAGGGEPRDDSPWAYRDMAAAGRRISRAYTASRRYLQANVKTE; this is encoded by the coding sequence ATGGTCAACGGCCCGGTCGCGTTCGTGCTAGGCGGTGGCGGTGTGCTCGGCGCCGTCGAGGTGGGCATGCTGCGTGCCCTGTTCCGCGCGGGGTTCACGCCCGACCTGGTGGTGGGCACGTCGATCGGCGCGGTCAACGGCGCGCTGGTCGCGGCCGACCCCGCCGAGTCGGTCACCGACCGGCTGGTTCGGCTCTGGGCGTCGCCGGAGGCCGGTGAGGTCTACGGCGACTCGCTGGCCCGGCAGCTGCGCCGGTTCGCGGCCCGCACCCACCTGCACTCGCCGACGCCGCTGCGCCGGCTGCTGGAGCGCGAGCTCGGCGAGCAGACCACGTTCGAGGACCTGCGGGTGCCGTTCCGGTGCTGCGCGGCCAGCATCGAACGGGCCGCGGAGCACTGGTTCACCACCGGGCCGCTGGTTCGCGCGGTGCTGGCGTCCGCGTCCGTGCCCGGCCTGCTGCCGCCGTCCGAGATCGACGGTGAGCACTACGTGGACGGCGGCATCGTCAACTCGATCCCGGTCGACGAGGCGGTGCGCTGCGGTGCGAAGCTCATCTTCGTGCTCCAGGTCGGCCGGATCGAGCGGGCGCTGGTGGCACCGCGCCGTCCGTGGGAGGTGGCGCAGGTGGCGTTCGAGATCGCCCGGCGGCACCGGTTCGCGCGCGAGATGGCATCGCTGCCCGATGATGTGGAGGTGCACGTGCTGCCGGCCGGGGGCGGGGAACCCCGGGACGACAGCCCCTGGGCCTACCGTGACATGGCCGCGGCCGGCCGCCGGATCAGCCGCGCCTACACCGCGTCCCGCCGCTACCTGCAGGCCAACGTGAAGACGGAGTAG
- a CDS encoding 1-acyl-sn-glycerol-3-phosphate acyltransferase — protein sequence MPLPPRWFRRLVLGPAMVALAAVLLLGLPFLLLVPLLLAPVLPGRLRLLRVVWVGVVYVVWDATALLVLLALWLASGFGWRKRSPAFQRAHYVVTGAFLNTLYRLCRAALNVEIEIVGTDPDVALPGRPEIVVCRHAGPGDSFILIHSLVNRFDREPRIVLKNTLQWDPAIDVLLNRLPTRFIAPGDVPGADIEKQIFDVTVGLDPNDALVIFPEGGNFTPKRRVKAINRLRSLGLERMARRAENMRHVLAPKPGGLNAAIDAAPDAGVIFVAHTGLDKMVTVGDVWRELPTDKTIMMSFWSVPPEEIPAGEQERIEWLFDWWKRIDDWIEAHQPQPARPMRARRRER from the coding sequence ATGCCGTTACCCCCACGCTGGTTCCGCAGGCTCGTGCTCGGTCCGGCGATGGTGGCGCTCGCCGCCGTACTGCTGCTGGGTCTTCCGTTCCTGCTCCTGGTGCCGCTGCTGCTGGCGCCGGTGCTGCCCGGCCGGCTGCGGCTGCTGCGCGTGGTCTGGGTCGGTGTCGTCTACGTGGTCTGGGACGCCACCGCGCTGCTCGTGCTGCTGGCGCTGTGGCTCGCGTCCGGCTTCGGGTGGCGGAAGCGGTCGCCGGCGTTCCAGCGCGCCCACTACGTGGTCACCGGCGCGTTCCTGAACACGCTGTACCGGCTGTGCCGCGCCGCGCTCAATGTGGAGATCGAGATCGTCGGTACGGACCCGGACGTGGCCCTGCCCGGCCGTCCCGAGATCGTGGTCTGCCGGCACGCCGGGCCGGGCGACTCGTTCATCCTGATCCACTCGCTGGTCAACCGGTTCGACCGCGAGCCGCGGATCGTGCTGAAGAACACGCTGCAGTGGGACCCGGCGATCGACGTGCTGCTCAACCGGCTGCCGACCCGGTTCATCGCGCCCGGTGACGTGCCCGGCGCGGACATCGAGAAGCAGATCTTCGACGTCACGGTCGGCCTCGACCCGAACGACGCGCTGGTGATCTTCCCGGAGGGCGGCAACTTCACGCCGAAGCGCCGGGTCAAGGCGATCAACCGGCTCCGCTCGCTCGGCCTGGAACGGATGGCCCGGCGCGCGGAGAACATGCGGCACGTGCTCGCGCCCAAGCCCGGCGGCCTGAACGCGGCGATCGACGCGGCACCGGACGCCGGCGTGATCTTCGTGGCGCACACCGGGCTGGACAAGATGGTCACGGTCGGCGACGTGTGGCGCGAACTGCCGACCGACAAGACCATCATGATGAGCTTCTGGTCCGTACCGCCGGAGGAGATCCCGGCCGGCGAGCAGGAGCGGATCGAGTGGCTCTTCGACTGGTGGAAGCGCATCGACGACTGGATCGAGGCCCATCAGCCACAGCCCGCGCGGCCGATGCGTGCGAGGCGCCGCGAGCGGTAG
- the cutA gene encoding divalent-cation tolerance protein CutA yields MEQTHLVTTTVDARPAADSLATSAVQARLAACAQVGGPITSTYWWEGAVETASEWVVQLKTTTDRLDALIEHLRAVHPYDVPEIVAVPVGAGNPDYLSWVHATIHG; encoded by the coding sequence GTGGAGCAGACACATCTGGTGACCACCACGGTGGACGCCCGCCCGGCCGCCGACTCACTCGCCACCTCCGCCGTCCAGGCCCGCCTGGCCGCGTGCGCGCAGGTCGGCGGGCCGATCACCAGCACCTACTGGTGGGAGGGCGCGGTCGAGACCGCCTCCGAGTGGGTGGTACAGCTCAAGACCACCACGGACCGGCTCGACGCGCTGATCGAACACCTGCGCGCCGTGCATCCGTACGACGTGCCGGAGATCGTGGCGGTCCCGGTCGGCGCGGGCAACCCCGACTACCTGTCCTGGGTGCACGCCACGATCCACGGCTAG